In Flavobacterium sp. GSB-24, the genomic window CCTCCTGGGAAACGACCTGCTGCAGCAAATTTTTCGCGGTAATCTACCGTTAATGGTAAAAAGTCAACGCCTGGGTTAGAAGTGCGAGCTGAAACTGCTGTTGCAAGAATCATTGTGTCGCCCATTCTTACTACTACAGAACCATCAGCTTGTTTAGCTAAACGTCCTGTCTCGATTGTGATGCTTCTGCCATCACCTAAATCGATTTTTTCTACAAATAATTGTGGAATCATAAATTTTTTCCTTTTGATTATACAATGGGTTTTAGTTGTGTTGTAGTGTTGTTGTGTGTAGTTGTTGTTATCTAAAACCCAATGAAAAACCAAACTTTTTTTCTTGTAATATGCTTGTAAGCAGTTGTAATTGTAAAAACAAAAAGAGGCACTTTCGCACCTCTTTTATATATTGATTATTTTCTGATATTCAATACTTTGATAATCTCACGATATCTGTTGATCTCTTTCTTTTTCAAGTAATCCAACAAAGCTCTTCTTTTACCTACTAATAGTACAAGAGAACGCTCAGTGTTGTAATCGTGACGATTTTTTTTCAAGTGTTCAGTTAAGTGAGCAATTCTGTAAGTGAACAATGCAATTTGACCTTCTGCGCTTCCAGTGTTTGTTGCACCACCGTGTTGTGCGAAAATCTCTTCTTTCTTTTCTTTAGTTAAATACATTCCAATATTATTTAATGATTTTTATGTATGTCATACATCTTTTGTAAGACGGTGCAAAATTAGATTAAAAAAACAGAAAAATCAAAAAAAAATACAAGAATCTAAAAATAGAATATTGATTTTTGTTTTTTGAGTAATTTGCTACCTTGTCATTTTACTAATTTGTTACTGTTATAGGTATCGAATACTGCACTCTAACGGGTACGCCTCTTTGTTGTCCTGAATTCCAGTTTTCATAGCTGGTAATAACTCTGACTAATTCTTCATCCAGTCCGTATCCTAATGATTTTAAGATTTTTGGCTCAACAATTTTTCCGTCTTTTGCAATTATAAATTGTACGATTATTTTCCCAGCTACTTTATTATTTACAGCTTCTTTTGTTTTTACAAAATTATCCCCAATGAATTTATAAAAATCGTTGACTCCTTTTTTGGGTAATGGTCTTACCTCTAAAACATCGTATTTACGTTCAACTCCTAAAGAATCGGTGCTTTTACCAGAGATAAACCTTCCTTTCTTATAAATATCGATATAACTATAATTTAGTTTTTTATTAGTTCCGGTCCAAATTTCATCTTTGTAGCCGTTTTTTATTTTTCCTTTGACAATAAGCTCTTTGTCATTTTCATCATAATTCCCATTTCCATTAACAACTAAATGCTCGTTTTTAGAATTCCAATAATTATCCATTCTAAAATCAGAGCTTAGTGTTTTTTCATCTTGAAAATATTCTCCTTCTAACTTTGGATTTCCATTTTCGTACCATTCATTAAAGCGGCCTTTTAGTCTTCCTTTAAAATAATTTTCTTCTCTTTTTCTATTTCCATTATCATAGTAGTAGACAAATTTACCTTCTTTGGAAAATCCATCTTTTGTCTTAGAATTCCCTTCCATTTTTAATACACCAGATTTATAATAATCTTTAATTTGATATAAATCTTTTTCTGTATGATAGTCTTTTATAATTCTGTAAGAACTGTGATTTTCTTTTGAAGCGTCTTTTCCAATCGAATCAAAATAGATGATTTTATCTGATGCGTTTTGCGAAAAAATAAGCATTGGAAGCAATCCTAGAAGATAAAAAATTTTTCTCATAAATATTTTTTGTAGTAAAAATAGTGTTTTGAGAATTACTCTATCAAGAAAATTATTTTGATTTAAGATTTTTTTTCGGATTTTGTTTTTCAGTTAAAGATGAATAAGATGTTTTTACGTTGTTTTCATCAACACTTATTCCCGAAGTTAAAATCCCCTTATCATAATTGTCGACAAAAGTCTTTTTGTGCAATAGGTCGTTTCCTTGCCAAGAACCCTGTTTCAGTCCATCTTTAATCGTTCCTTTTTGTGATACAAACTTATCTGTTTCCTCATATTCTCCATTTCCGTCAGTCACGGTTTGGCTTTTATCTTCATCCCAGCAATTAAGAATTAAGGTTTGAGATTTCTTTGTTTTTGGCTCCCAAATATTTTGTTTCTCAGATTTTTTACTTTGGTTTTCGTACCAATTAATTTCCTTGCCATTTTTGTGGTCGTCAGTATAATTAACAACAGCTTCCTTGGCTCCGTTTTTGTAATAGTAAATAAACTCTCCGTCTTTTTTTAGAACATCACGGTCTAAAGTAGCGCCAGTCATCTTCTTTCGTCCATTTTTATAGAAATCAGTTACGACATATCGCATGCTTTTTTGCGAATAATTGGTAATTACTCTCGTATAGCTGTAATTGTCGGGTGTGCATTCCTGATTTAACGAGTCTAAAAAGATTTTTTTTGAGACCATGCTAATTTGTGCAGACAGACTAACTGAAATTATCAGAAGCAAAAAAAGGAATATGTTTATTTTCATTCAGTTCTATTTTTTATACTAAAAATAGTCCTTCTAGAATAGTTTAGCAACTTCCTGATTAACAAATTCTAAAAATCTTTCGTCAGCCTCTGTAAACGGATCAATAACATGACTGTCAATATCAATTTGACCAATATTTACTCCATTCACAAATAACGGAACTACTATTTCAGATTTAACTGTAAAACTGCATGCAATATAATTATCCTGTGCTTTAACGTCTGGCACTACAAAATTAGCATTACTTTCTGCTACTTGTCCGCAAATTCCTTTTCCAAAAGGTATAACAGTATGGTCTGTTTCTGCTCCAACATACGGACCTAGATGCAAAGTTTTCGCTTCGTGATTGGCAAAATAAAAACCAACCCAGTTGTAATATTCTATATTTTCATTTAAAAGCTTGCAGATTGCTAATAATTTCTCGTCTCTATTTGCTTCATTGCCAGTAACAATGGCGGTTATTTGTGGTTCTAATTCTTGAAATGTCATGATGTAAAATTTTATACAAAAGTATTTAAAGCTGAACTCAAAAAATACATAAATTTGAAAAAAAAATCTCTTGAAAAAATATTTAGTTCAGTTTAAGCCTTTCTTGATTTTTGTAAGCATCTTTTTCTTGACATATATTGTCTTGACTTTGCTTTATAAATTTTATTTAAATAGTTATGAAGCAGACGATTTAGATGGTATTACTATAGTTACAGGTAAAAATGCAGAGTTGTTGTTAAAGCTTTTTAATTATGATGTAATAATTCAAAAAAGCTCTCAAAATCCTTGGCAGGAGATTATTATGAATGGTGCTTATTTAGCTCGTATAACCGAAGGCTGCAACGCGGTAAGTGTAATGATTCTTTTTGTTTCATTTGTCGCAGCTTTTTCTGGAAAGTTTAAAAAAACATTCTTATTTATAATCTTAGGACTTATCTCTATTTATATTTTGAACGTAATTAGAATTGCTCTTTTAACGGTGCTGTTATTCTATTTCCCAAAACAAAACGCATTTCTTCATGGAGTTTTGTTTCCGTTAATTATTTACGGATATGTTTTTATTTTATGGATTTTTTGGATTAATAGATTTTCAAAATATGCTAAATAATTTAAAAGAAAATAAGTTTAAAATCTTCATAGCAATAGTTATTGTAGTATGCTTTGCATTAATAAGAGCATTTGAAACAAAATTGTTTTACGATCCGTTTTTGAACTATTTTAAAAATGACTTTCATAGTCAGCCTTATCCTCAAGTTGAAACTCCAAAGCTCTTTTTAGGACTTTTTTTTCGATATTTATTAAATGCAGTTTTGTCTTTGA contains:
- the rpsO gene encoding 30S ribosomal protein S15 → MYLTKEKKEEIFAQHGGATNTGSAEGQIALFTYRIAHLTEHLKKNRHDYNTERSLVLLVGKRRALLDYLKKKEINRYREIIKVLNIRK
- a CDS encoding energy transducer TonB, encoding MRKIFYLLGLLPMLIFSQNASDKIIYFDSIGKDASKENHSSYRIIKDYHTEKDLYQIKDYYKSGVLKMEGNSKTKDGFSKEGKFVYYYDNGNRKREENYFKGRLKGRFNEWYENGNPKLEGEYFQDEKTLSSDFRMDNYWNSKNEHLVVNGNGNYDENDKELIVKGKIKNGYKDEIWTGTNKKLNYSYIDIYKKGRFISGKSTDSLGVERKYDVLEVRPLPKKGVNDFYKFIGDNFVKTKEAVNNKVAGKIIVQFIIAKDGKIVEPKILKSLGYGLDEELVRVITSYENWNSGQQRGVPVRVQYSIPITVTN
- a CDS encoding GAF domain-containing protein codes for the protein MTFQELEPQITAIVTGNEANRDEKLLAICKLLNENIEYYNWVGFYFANHEAKTLHLGPYVGAETDHTVIPFGKGICGQVAESNANFVVPDVKAQDNYIACSFTVKSEIVVPLFVNGVNIGQIDIDSHVIDPFTEADERFLEFVNQEVAKLF
- the xrtF gene encoding exosortase family protein XrtF, with amino-acid sequence MKKYLVQFKPFLIFVSIFFLTYIVLTLLYKFYLNSYEADDLDGITIVTGKNAELLLKLFNYDVIIQKSSQNPWQEIIMNGAYLARITEGCNAVSVMILFVSFVAAFSGKFKKTFLFIILGLISIYILNVIRIALLTVLLFYFPKQNAFLHGVLFPLIIYGYVFILWIFWINRFSKYAK
- a CDS encoding exosortase F system-associated protein; protein product: MLNNLKENKFKIFIAIVIVVCFALIRAFETKLFYDPFLNYFKNDFHSQPYPQVETPKLFLGLFFRYLLNAVLSLILIYALFKDRDILKFSLLIYTLFLVVLLGMFYVILEYFPDASWLLFYVRRFIIQPILVLLFIPGFYYQLQNSKK